The following proteins are encoded in a genomic region of Neospora caninum Liverpool complete genome, chromosome XI:
- a CDS encoding putative heat shock protein 90, with amino-acid sequence MEALQNLPASLVATFQRGSPFPAPPSAPLSSPLSVLQRQDLLASADFSAQANRICGSAQALHAFVSSPRRAAVVSRAVRRWASPQQSCLPSRLASQSASPALCAAPLTDGSPARDAPADAAGHAAEAREIFPFQAEVKRVLDIIVNSLYTDRDVFLRELISNAADASDKKRMLMEKEGRKFRGSIRVRADREKNTLTIEDDGIGMSKAELINNLGTIAQSGTYRFLQQLKEQQAADSGASNQAASLIGQFGVGFYSAFLVADAVEVYSTAWQGGSEGDQAGKAREVWKWRSTCGQTFTLEQVDAEAERARWVAERRVLQEHWKKQKAEKTDQATAAAGEGVASPTGEENAETADEEEDPRDWSGTRVVLHLKEDSDDYLEDYKLKELMRKYSEFIQLPIHIWSERIEYERVPEGSEELHAPASAPAPDGQIPGLTRLTPENVDDQLGPVGDAASARRQTEPGYPSSGGTKFKTVTHRYYEWEHLNTQPPIWRRDERQLTDKDYVDFYKSTFKAYDDPLGFVHMKVEGQVEFNALLFIPGALPWELARNMFDEESRGIRLYVKRVFINDKFADAVPRWLTFIRGVVDSDELPLNVGREILQKSRMLQVINKRISAKAVEMMKNMKREGGDKWRRFWENYGKYVKVGAVEDKDNQEDLASLVQFYSTASPKETTDLAGYVERMKARNDKIDRGEDPLPTNSSGRVILRRKQNAIYYLAAENRKAAEESPALELPRELGYEVIFGTEPLDEFFLASLSINQFKGIQVIDVNKADLKLGGEEGGAGRLGNPPGAKGSGAGDSRPGLVDTESIETKRVQMGSLCEWLQQILGSRVHNVHVTDRLFTSPAVLVQGDFGLSPTMQRYMKQQAAAQGVSEQELYGASLNQPILELNPYHPIIQRLDIMVKRDVTDPRAKEVALQLFDVAALQGGYNIENPGYFAKRVIEMMKREADAALSEQKEQTPVPPSVPEQAQQPQSQG; translated from the exons ATGGAGGCGCTGCAG AATCTGccggcctctctcgtcgctaCGTTCCAGCGGGGTTCCCCGTTCCCCGCCccgccctcggcgcctctgtcctctcccctttccgttCTACAGCGTCAGGACTTGCTCGCTTCTGCTGATTTCTCCGCACAAGCAAACCGTATCTGCGGGTCTGCTCAGGCTCTGCacgccttcgtttcttcaccgaggcgcgccgccgtcgtGTCGCGCGCTGTGCGGCGGTGGGCGTCACCGCAGCAGAGTTGCCTCCCAAGCCGGCTGGCCTCACAGAGTGCGTCTCCTGCATTGTGCGCCGCACCGCTGACCGACGGTtcgccagcgagagacgcaccgGCTGACGCAGCTGGGCATGCCGCGGAAGCCCGGGAGATTTTCCCCTTCCAGGCCGAGGTGAAGCGCGTGCTGGACATCATTGTGAACTCCCTGTATACAGACCGAGACGTCTTCTTGCGTGAGTTGATTTCCAATGCGGCGGACGCGAGCGACAAGAAGCGCATGCtgatggagaaggaaggccgcAAGTTTCGCGGCAGCATTCGTGTGCGGGCGgatcgcgagaaaaacactcTGACCATTGAAGACGACGGCATCGGCATGAGCAAGGCGGAGCTCATCAACAACTTGGGAACGATCGCCCAGTCAGGCACGTACCGCTTTCTGCAGCAACTGAAGGAGCAGCAGGCTGCGGACTCAGGCGCCTCCAATCAGGCGGCCTCACTCATCGGCCAGTTCGGCGTGGGCTTCTACTCCGCGTTTCTGGTGGCAGACGCTGTGGAGGTGTACAGCACAGCCTGgcagggaggaagcgagggagaccaggcagggaaggcgagggaagtGTGGAAGTGGAGAAGCACGTGTGGACAAACGTTCACGCTCGAGCAGGTcgacgcggaggcggaacGAGCGCGGTGGGTGGCTGAGCGCAGAGTCCTCCAGGAGCActggaagaagcagaaggcggagaaaacCGACCAAGCGACAGCCGCTgccggcgaaggcgtcgcGAGTCcgacgggagaggagaacgcagagaccgcagatgaggaagaggaccCGAGGGACTGGAGCGGCACGCGAGTCGTGCTGCATCtgaaggaagacagcgacgatTACCTCGAAGACTACAAGCTGAAGGAGCTCATGCGGAAGTACTCCGAGTTCATCCAACTCCCCATCCAC ATCTGGTCCGAGCGCATTGAGTACGAGCGCGTCCCCGAAGGCAGTGaggagctgcatgcgccggcgaGCGCCCCCGCTCCGGACGGTCAGATTCCAGGCCTCACGCGGCTGACGCCCGAGAACGTGGACGACCAGCTTGGCCCAGTCGGCGACGCTGCGAGCGCAAGGCGACAGACAGAACCCGGGTATCCTTCCTCAGGAGGAACAAAGTTCAAGACAGTCACTCACCGGTACTACGAGTGGGAGCATCTGAACACGCAGCCGCCGATCTGGAGAAGGGATGAAAGGCAACTAACGGACAAGGACTACGTCGACTTCTACAAGTCAACCTTCAAG GCTTACGATGATCCTCTCGGTTTTGTCCACATGAAGGTAGAAGGTCAAGTGGAATTCAACGCACTGCTCTTTATTCCCGGAGCGTTGCCGTGGGAACTTGCGCGCAACATGTTCGACGAGGAATCAAGGGGCATTCGACTCTACGTCAAACGCGTCTTCATCAACGATAAGTTTGCCGACGCTGTCCCGCG ATGGCTCACATTCATCCGCGGCGTGGTCGACTCTGACGAGTTACCGCTCAACGTCGGTCGGGAAATTTTGCAAAAGTCGCGCATGCTGCAAGTGATCAACAAACGCATTTCAGCGAAAGCGGTGGAGATGATGAAGAATATGAAACGTGAAGGCGGAGATAAATGGAGACGCTTCTGGGAAAACTACGGCAAATATGTCAAG GTCGGGGCGGTGGAAGACAAGGACAACCAAGAAGATCTTGCTTCTCTTGTTCAGTTTTATTCCACAGCTTCACCGAAGGAGACAACCGACTTAGCAGGATATGTAGAACGCATGAAGGCCAGGAATGATAAGATCGACCGCGGAGAGGATCCGCTGCCGACAAATTCGTCGGGTCGTGTCATTCTGAGGCGCAAACAAAATGCAATATACTACCTGGCAGCAGAGAACCGGAaggcagcagaagaaagcccTGCATTAGAGCTGCCTCGTGAGCTCGGCTACGAAGTAATCTTTGGAACCGAGCCACTAGACGAGTTCTTCCTTGCCAGTCTAAGTATCAACCAGTTCAAAGGCATCCAAGTGATTGACGTGAACAAGGCGGATCTCAAActgggaggcgaagaaggcggagcgGGACGCCTTGGAAACCCGCCAGGCGCAAAGGGATCAGGTGCTGGTGACTCCCGCCCCGGCTTAGTGGATACGGAGAGCATAGAAACAAAGCGCGTCCAGATGGGCAG CCTGTGCGAGTGGCTACAGCAGATTCTGGGCTCACGAGTGCACAATGTGCATGTCACAGACAGGCTCTTCACGTCACCAGCCGTTCTGGTTCAAGGTGACTTCGGGCTGTCTCCTACCATGCAGCGGTACATGAAGCAACAGGCCGCAGCGCAAGGCGTCAGTGAACAAGAGCTGTATGGGGCGTCTCTTAATCAGCCGATCCTGGAGCTTAACCCCTACCATCCAATCATCCAACGTCTAGACATCATG GTCAAGAGAGACGTCACGGACccgagggcgaaggaggTTGCACTGCAACTTTTCGATGTTGCTGCTCTCCAAGGAGGATACAACATCGAGAATCCTGGTTACTTTGCCAAGAGGGTTATTGAGATGATGAAACGAGAAGCAGATGCTGCTCTTTCGGAACAAAAGGAGCAAACGCCTGTGCCGCCCAGTGTGCCGGAACAGGCTCAGCAGCCGCAGTCGCAGGGTTGA